One genomic window of Osmia bicornis bicornis chromosome 5, iOsmBic2.1, whole genome shotgun sequence includes the following:
- the LOC123987765 gene encoding uncharacterized protein LOC123987765: MLSDNGTVFHGADRELRNMFRGASAFYLDAAASLAADGTNWSFIPPYAPHFGGLWEAGVRTVKHHLRRIVENATLTFEEMTTLLCQVEACVNSRPLHPLSDDPSDLSALTPGHFLIGEPTCIVPDPESESHNISLISRWRQISILRSHFWHRWRREYLQSLQQLPKWRQQKENLELGTLVLLRDELQPPAKWPLGRVEALHPGPDGRVRVATLRTISGSVTRPIVKLCPLPVSSADITSSAST; the protein is encoded by the coding sequence ATGTTGAGCGATAATGGGACCGTTTTCCACGGAGCGGACCGGGAGTTGCGCAACATGTTCCGCGGCGCCTCCGCCTTTTACTTAGACGCCGCAGCTTCGTTGGCAGCCGATGGCACGAACTGGAGCTTCATCCCTCCGTATGCTCCGCACTTCGGGGGCCTATGGGAGGCAGGAGTTAGAACGGTTAAGCACCACCTACGGAGAATCGTCGAAAACGCTACGCTTACCTTCGAGGAGATGACAACGCTCTTGTGCCAGGTGGAAGCATGCGTAAATTCACGGCCGCTACATCCACTTTCCGACGACCCCTCGGACCTGTCGGCATTAACACCCGGACACTTTTTAATCGGTGAACCCACTTGTATCGTTCCGGATCCAGAATCCGAATCGCATAATATTTCTCTTATTTCACGTTGGCGACAAATTTCTATATTACGTTCTCACTTTTGGCACAGGTGGAGGCGGGAATATCTGCAAAGCCTTCAGCAGCTTCCCAAATGGCGTCAGCAGAAGGAGAACCTGGAGCTGGGGACACTAGTGTTACTACGCGACGAATTGCAACCTCCGGCAAAATGGCCGCTGGGCCGAGTCGAAGCCCTTCATCCAGGGCCAGATGGACGAGTGAGAGTAGCCACCTTGAGAACTATTAGCGGTTCTGTCACCAGACCAATAGTCAAGTTGTGCCCCCTCCCGGTGTCTTCTGCTGACATCACTTCATCTGCTTCGACATAA
- the LOC123987766 gene encoding uncharacterized protein LOC123987766, translated as MDYPVASRQHASGNRGRLLLRGRAGKKGPVVRERQKTQVPVPLLQVLPGSLVSSIGDWRILDDLRCFSGQGRLKVQQFPYILKVGNAVNETLKKISKTLPF; from the exons ATGGATTATCCAGTAGCGTCGCGCCAGCATGCTTCTG GGAATAGAGGCAGACTGTTGTTGCGCGGGAGGGCAGGAAAGAAGGGCCCTGTGGTGCGCGAAAGACAGAAGACGCAAGTTCCCGTACCGCTGCTCCAGGTCCTCCCAGGCTCCTTGGTATCCAGCATCGGTGATTGGCGTATTTTGGATGACCTCCGCTGCTTCTCCGGTCAAGGCCGACTTAAGGTACAGCAATTTCCGTACATCCTGAAGGTTGGGAACGCTGTGAACGAGACTCTTAAAAAGATCTCGAAAACTCTCCCATTTTAA
- the LOC123987767 gene encoding uncharacterized protein LOC123987767, whose product MPKTGTEWLKIAQEYNDTWNFPHCIGSIDGKHISIQSPKHSGNVGCQGRISDGGVFNNSSLYRAMEEKKLNIPAAIRLEGREIPIPFFFLGDEAFPISEHLKCYSGYFTKGSQQRIFNYRVCRARRVVENAFGILAAVFRVLRKPMLLSPEKASVVVLTTTVLHNFLRQRPDSSRLYTPPGTMDNEDEGVLRGGNWREQGNEMGALLPLRGVPRRTTSALLQVREELAHYFLAEGRVPWQEDCA is encoded by the exons atGCCAAAAACTGGAACGGAATGGCTAAAAATCGCACAGGAATACAATGACACCTGGAATTTCCCCCACTGCATCGGCAGCATTGATGGGAAACACATAAGTATTCAATCGCCAAAACACAGCGGAA aCGTTGGCTGCCAAGGAAGAATTTCAGACGGAggtgtatttaataattcttctctATATCGGGCCATGGAGgagaagaaattaaatatccCAGCGGCTATTCGATTAGAAGGAAGGGAAATACcaattcctttctttttcttaggAGACGAAGCCTTCCCCATTTCGGAACACCTGAAATGTTACTCTGGATATTTTACGAAAGGATCGCAGCAGcgtatatttaattatcgaGTATGTCGGGCCCGAAGGGTTGTTGAAAACGCCTTCGGCATATTGGCCGCAGTCTTCCGCGTATTAAGGAAACCAATGCTTTTATCGCCGGAAAAAGCTTCTGTTGTTGTTTTAACAACAACAGTATTGCACAATTTTTTACGGCAAAGGCCAGATTCTTCTCGACTTTATACTCCTCCTGGAACGATGGATAACGAAGATGAAGGCGTTTTGAGAGGAGGTAACTGGAGGGAACAGGGCAACGAAATGGGAGCGCTTTTGCCCTTGCGAGGAGTTCCGCGGAGAACAACTTCCGCGTTGTTACAAGTACGAGAGGAACTGGCCCATTATTTTTTGGCGGAAGGAAGGGTACCTTGGCAGGAAGACTGCGCatag